GCAAGTGTAAATATTCACCATGACCCATGGATCCCAAGACAAGGAAGTCTGACACCACTGGGTGCAGATTACGTGCATGGGGTAACCAAGGTTCGTGATTTGATGCTGCAGTCTGGGAGAGCTTGGGATACACATATAATTGACAGCATGTTTTCCGCTGATGATGCCACGGATATTAAGCAAATAGCGATTGGTGGTCCGGAGATGGATGATTATTTAGCATGGAATCATACTAAGAACGGACATTTTACGGTCCGGTCTGCTTATCACCTGAAGATGGCCATGAATAGGGCGAAATCTGGACAGCCAGAATCGTCACTTTCCATGGCGCGACTCAAAGGATAGCTCGGGTTATGGGATACAAGTGCTCCGAACAAGGCAAAAATTCATGTTTGGAGGCTGATTATGAATGGGCTGGCTGTTGGTTCGGAGTTGCATAGACGTCGGATCAAACCTGGCATTTTCTGTCCAGTGTGCGGCAGGGAGGAGACGATCTTCCACAGATTTTGGAGCTGCCCACACTCGGTGCTATTCTGGAGGCAACTACGCTCGAAAAAGGGAATTCCGGTGGCGATCCCACCGGTCCACGTCGATTCCCAGAGCGCGGTGGCGAGATGGCTGTTGGGTTGGTTCGCTGATgcataggaggaggagaaggagctaATGGTTCAAGCAACATACGGACTTTGGCTAGCCCGGAATGAAACACGACAAGGGAAGAAGATCTTTGAACCACATGAAATAATAAACTCGGTGTTGATGTATGTCAATGAATGGAAGGCGTTTCATGGAGGGAAAGAAAAGCTGCAGAAGCCGGAGATCAAGGGAAGGTGGGTGCCACCGGAGGAGGGTTGGGTTAAGGCAAATTTTGATGGAGCTGTTTACAAACAAGGAGCAATGTGTGGTGTAGGTACTGTCCTACGGGCTCATTCAGGAGCTTTTAGAGCTGCTACTTGTCATCTCTATGATGGAATCGCCGATCCGGAGGTTGCTGAAATTTATGCCTGCAAACGAGCTCTACAGGTGGCGGCCGAACTCAACACATCCAAGCTGCTGTTGGAGACGGACTGTGCTAATCTAGCAAAGATGTTGTGTGCGCAAGAGAAAACTCTCTCTGCAGTTGGACCCCTGGTGGAGGAGATCAAGGAGAGGATGAAAATGTTCCAAGAAGTGCAAGTGTCTTGGGTAAGGCGTAGTGCTAATGCTGCCGCGGATAAGTTAGCTAAAGTAAGGTTAAGTGACTGACTGTGTAAGGTTTGGTTTGTCATTCCCCCAGATTGTATTCTGGGCATTGTGTCGGACGAGATTCCTAATTTCTTTTAATTAGTCAATAAAGCGGCAGTagttgatcctaaaaaaaagccCCTCCCGCTGAAGCTTTTTCCTCCCTCACCTCATATTGGGCCGGTACATTGATGTGCGTGCAGGGTTAAAAGAGCAACGAAATGCGTGAGAtgttttttcttatttttgttttcgttttcactctaAATTTTCGTATATttcaaaaacatatttttttaataagtgatcaacattttttatacacgttcaacattgattaaacattttttaaatacttgttcaacattttagtatttattcaacattttttaaaatatttgttcaacattttacaaatactcgttcaacattgtTTTAATACTtactgaacatttttgtaataatCCTTCAATATCTTTTTAAAATGCTTCATTAAAAATTTATAAACATGATAAAAAATACTCATCATTTCTTTAATACAGGGTCAACATTCTTTCTATACACAtataatattttttaaatgcttgattaacattttaaaatacttgttcaactttttttcaaatgtttagttaacatttttatatacaaggtcgATTAAATTCACCATTTTATTACTACattgtcaacattttttaaatacacatttaacatttttcaaatacttctttatcATTTTTTATCAAATTATTGTTCAATATTTTTGAAATAGTTGTTCGACATTTTTATTTATAATGCTTGATtaaattttttatatacatgattaacatttttccaagtacttgttcaacattttccaaatacttgttAAGCATTTTTAAGTacttgttgaacatttttcaaatacttgttcagcaTGTTTCAAATGTTTTTagagtgttttttgtaatatatatatatatatatatataaataatattttaaagtataaacaaaagtacaaaaataaagcaaaaaatgaaataagaaaacgtaaaaaaagaagaggaaaacgaGGCTGTGGCCTCTctcgcggctgggccggcccaatttGCCCTCGCCTTCAGCGAGCATTCCCGTCTCGTCCTCCGTCCTCCACGCGCGAGGAGCGACCGGACCTAGCCCGTGCGACCAGCGATGCGAACTGCCTCGGCAGCGCCCCGGACACTGGAcagccgccgcccctcccccctgCACCGGCCGGCGCTTCCCCTCCCGCCTCCCTGCTCCTCGCTCCCCCGTGACCCCCTGCGACCACGCCCCGATCCCTAACTTGTGACATGGCGGCAGAGTTCCGTAGCCGGCGCCTTGCCGGCCCCAGCAGTTGCCTATCCTAACCTGTGCCGCcggcccgccgccccgtcgccctccCGACAGAGTGTTCCAGCAAACTGTTCTATCGACCACACGCCTTTCTGAAGATTTATTCTTCATGCATTTAGATGTATTTGCTGGTGTGCCCACAACGATGTGCTGTGCTGCTTTAGATGTATTCAGTACGTTCATTTTTTTTTACAGGAGATGTTTGCTAGACCTTCTGCACGGTGCCAAACAGCTGCAGCAACAGATTTCGTCCAAGAAAATGAACACACTCGAGCAGGACTTCTGACATATTTCTTTGAGGTAAAGCATTACTAATATGTTATGTCTCCAAGTGAAGTGTGTTTTCTTTTGACAGAAACGGTGTTTTTTCTCTTAATAAAAAGTTAATTCATACGAGTACTATGTAGCATGTAGCTTCGCAGATTTAAGGATCCATAAGCATTGAGTTTTAATTCTAGTTTTATTGTGCAATTGAGCCATATTGTTTGCTTTTGCATGTGGTATTTTTTTAGTGGTTATGACGTACTTCAGGGATAGTTACAGGCGGTAAAAAAATCTCTCTCGCCATTTTTTTGGGCTCGGGGTTTACTCCAATCCTGGATTCACCACTTACCATGGATTAGTACACTGCGTGTGAACCTACCACAATCACTGGATTCAGGTTTGCACCCGAGTCAGAATATTCATCAGGCAAAAGAGTTGCCCTTTTTGGTCAACTCCAACATACCAGCATTAGTGATTTTGAATTGTTAGACTGATGATTACCAGCTTGAGCTGGTCTTGCGACAGGAGCGTCGCTGGTCTCGCGCCACGGGCGCCACCGCCTCTGCATGCGCCATGCATGCAGCACAGCCGGTATTATCCGCTGCTGACTCTCCACGAGATTAGGATCGATGGTTAGCTTAGCTAGCGTGTGCGTGTGTATTCTCTCTCCTTCTCTGATGTACTGCTATATATCTTTGTACTCCTGtgtgagagatgaatacaacctGCATTTGAGCTCATACTTATagtctaacatggtatcagttttgtGATCCTCCTTTCTCGCTTCCGCCATGGCCGAGGAAACctccgccaccgcggccgccgccgccctgggCACTCCTCAGGCTTCCTCctcgcctccccctcccccaccagCCACCTCCCCTATGCAGGTCGCCCCCTCCCCACTGCCGCTCCTTGCCGCCCCTACCCTCCCCCACTTTAAGACGGCGGCGCAGCTCCATGCCGAGCGCGTCGAAGGCGCCAACATCTTCCACCGCGTCCGCATCATCCTCGACATGCAGGGGAAGAACTACTCCATCTGGCGTGGGCTGATGGAAGAGGCCTTCGATCAGTTCGATGTGAACGCCCACGTCTCGCCCGACTTCTCCGATCATCAGCACGACCCGACGTGGACCATCATCAACAAAGCAGTAAAAACCTGGTTCTACAACACCATGTGTCCTGAACTTCTCGGGTTTGTTCAGGACCGGAAAGCCACGGCCTTTGAGCTTTGGTCCAAGCTGGAAGCGCTCTTCCTCAACAACCAGCGCTCCCGACAGTTCCATCTCAAGACGGAGCTCTACGCCGTGAAGCAGGACGACTCCACCATCCCGGTCTTCTGCGCCTGGCTCAAGTCTGTCGCGGACGCCCTCCGCAACGTCAACAAGCCCTTCGATGACGATGAGCTGGTGATCCAGCTTCTTCGGGGCGTCAACCGGGCTCGCCACGGGATGACGGCTGCCATCATCGAGAAGTCGACGAACCCCGTGCCCTTCGAGCAAGCCGTCGGCATGTTTCTCCACGACGAGATGACCTCCGGCGGTGCCTTCCCGGCCGGTTCCCACACCGCTCTTGCGGCTCACGGCCGTCCCCCGCTCCATCTCCGGGGGGCGCCTCCGGCAGCGTCACCAAGCAGCAGGGCGGCGGTAGCAAGCCCGGCACCCCCTCGCCGAACCAAGGCGCCAACAAGCGGCGGCGCTACACCAACAACGGGGGGTACCAGGGTGCGTCCTCCGGCCCCAATCCCTGGACCGGGCATGTGTACGCCTACCCGAtgccgctcccgccgccgccccaggcACTCCCGGGCCTCCTCGGCTCGCGCCCTCAGGCGCACGCCGCGTTCGGCAGTCCTCAGCGGCCGTTCCAGCCAGCGTACGGGTACACCTACGACGGCCCTCATCTACAGCCTGCACCCATGCCGGCGTTCCCTCCGCAGCAGCAGtaccttcatcaccaccaccagcagcaCGCGTACCTTCCGGCCCCACCGCAGCAGCAGTTCCTGCCCCCGCCGCCCGCCTTGATGGGCGCTCTTCACAACCTGTCCCTACAGTCTCCGAGCGGCGGCTGGGTCGCGGACTCCGGCGCCTCCGCTCACATCACCTCGGATCCTCGTAAGCTTTCCTCCGTTGTTCCTCTATCAGGTTATCCCCCAGTTTATGTCGGTAATGGTAGTTCTCTGCACATTAGTCACGTTGGTTCTGCTACTCTTCCAAGCCCACATCGGCCTCTCTATCTCAATAACGTCCTTGTCGCACCTGCTCTCATCAAAGATTTATTGTCTGTTCGTCGTTTAACTACTGATAACAATTGTTCCGTTGAATTTGATCCCCATGGCCTCTCTGTGAAGGATTATGCAACCAAGGCGGCGGTCCTCCGGTGCAACAGTAGCGGCGAACTGTACGACATTTTTCCACCGGCTGCACCCACTGCCTACGTCACCACCGTCTCATGCCTTACAGATCTTTGGCACCGGCGTTTGGGTCACCCCGGCGATGCCACTTTTCGTAACAATAAAAATTTAGATCATTGCAATAAAAGTGTCTCTGATGGGCGCTTGTGCCATGCTTGCCAGACTGGAAAACATGTTCGTTTACCTTTCAGTTCCTCTCTTAGTTCCACCACTGGTCCATTTGAATTACTCCATTGTGATCCTTGGACTGCCCCTTTGTCTAGTGTTTCTGGCAACAAATATTATCTCTTAGTCATTGATGATTTCTCGTGCTACCGATGGACTTTTCCTCTCAAACAGAAATCCGATGTCCCTGCCGTGTTTTGTTACTTTCATGATATGTCCGCACGCATTTCGGTCGTACCATCCATACTCTCCAATGTGACAACAGACGTGAGTTTGACAGTACCCAAAACCGCGACTCTCTACTTCCCCTTGGCACGGTGATGCGCTTCTCCTGCCCTTACACGTCCCCTCAGAACGGGAAAGCCGAGCGTGCCATTCGTTCGACGAACGATGTGGTCCGCACGCTCTTACTTCAAGCATCCATGCCTCCTCGCTACTGGGCCTATGCTCTCACCACTGCCACCCTCCTTCTCAACCTTCGTCCCACCAAAAAGTTATCCCTCACCACGCCTCACGAAATCCTTCATCACACACCACCCTCTTATTCTCACCTGCGTGTTttcgggtgcttatgctaccccaACATCGAGGCCACCGCACCACACAAACTGGCTGCCCGCTCCGTCGCGTGTGTGTTCATCGGCTACCCTCTCGATCACAAGGGCTATCGCTGCCTCGACCGCTCCACCAACAAAGTGTACACATCCCGGCACGTTGTCTTTGATGAGTTTGTTTTCCCCTTTTCTAGCACCCCGACGACCTCCCCACCGATGGACTTTTCCCACCCGGCCTCCTACGACGGCCCAACCCTCTCCTCCGCTCCTGTGATGACACCGTTCATCGTTAGGACTTCTACCACGACCGCCCCTTCGCCCGGCGACAGCGCTGCCACGACGGCCATCTCGCCCGGCGAAACCGCTGCCACGGCAGCCGTTTCGCCTGGCGATAACGCTGCCACGGTGGCCGTTTCGCCCGGCGAAAACGCTGCCACGACAGCCGTCTCGCCCACCGCATCCGTTGCTACGACACCGGATTCCACCGCCACCCGGACCTCTTCCTCGATCGATAGTAgcccctcgtcttcctcctctggtcGCACTGCCAACCCCAGACCCCTCCCTTCACGGGCCGTTGCTGTTGCACCGCCTGCTATCCCCCATCACATGCGCACTCGTGCCAAATCCGGCTTTCACTTACCCTCACGCCGCCTCAACTTCCTTGCTGTTTTTCGTGGTGTCTCGCCACTCCCTCGCACCTACCGGGCTGCTCTTGCTGATCCACACTGGGCCAGCGCCATGAGTGATGAGTACCAAGCTCTTCTTCAGAATGAGACTTGGGCTCTTGTCCCTCGCCCCTCCGGTGTTCCCATCATCAGCGGGAAGTGGGTTTTTAGGCACAAGTATCACTCTGACGGCACGCTTGCTCGCTATAAAGCCCGTTGGGTTGTCCGTGGGTTTTCTCAGACCGAGGGGGTTGATTACGACGAGACCTTCTCTCCCGTCGTCAAACCCAGCACTATCCGCGTCGTTCTCTCCCTCGCTACCTCTCACTCCTGGCCCATCCACCAGTTAGATGTCAAGAACACTTTCCTTCATGGTCATCTTGCTGAGACCGACTACTGCCAGCAGCCCCTCGGGTTCGAAGACCCCGTTGCACCTTCTCACGTCTGCCTCCTCAAGAAATCtctttacggccttaagcaggcTCCGCGCGCCTGGTTTACTCGTTTTGCCGCGTTCGTCGCGTCCATCGGGTTCGTTGCCTCTAAATGCGACACCTCTCTCTTCATTTACAAGTCCACAAACCACACCGCCTATCTTCTTctttacgtcgacgacatcattctTACGGCTTCATCGACCTCATTCCTTCACGACATCATCTCTCTCCTTCGTGGCGAATTCTCTATGACCGACCTCGGTACACTCTCTCATTTTCTTGGCATTGTCGTGACTCACTCACCCACAGGGCTCCATCTTTCTCAACGGCAGTATGCCTTGGATATCATAGAGCATGCTGGCATGGCCGATTGTCATCCCATCCGCACTCCCATCGACTCTGGCGCCAAACTCTCCATCACTAACGGTGATCTCCTCGATAACCCCACTATCTATCGCAGTCTAACCGGCGCCCTCCAGTACATGACTATCACTCGTCCCGACCTGTCCTATGCCGTTCAGCAGGCATGTCTCTTCATGCATGCCCCACGTTCCTCCCACTATAATCTTGTCAAACGCATCATTCGTTATCTTAAAGGCACCCTGGACTATGGCCTCCACATTTATCCATCCTCTCCGTCCACTCTCTTAGCATATTCCGACGCGGATTGGGCGGGCTGCCCCGACACACGACGCTCCACCTCTGGTTTTTGCGTTTTTCTTGAGGATAACTTGATATCTTGGTCGTCGAAGCGACAGCTTACTGTTTCCAGGTCGAGCGCTGAGGCGGAGTATCGGGCTGTTGCCCACGTCGTTGCCGAGACCGCTTGGCTCCGCCAGTTGTTGCAGGAGCTCCACCAGCCTATCGCCAAGTCTACGGTTGTGTATTGTGATAATGTCTATGCTGTGTGCATGTCAGCTAACCCAGTGCACGACGcaccaaacacattgagattgacaTTCACTTCGTCCGTGACAAGGTCTCACTCGGTGAGGTCCGAGTGCTTCATGTCCCTACATCATCTCAGTACGCGGATATCTTTACCAAGGGTCTTCCCATTGCTACATTCGTGCAGTTCCGGACCAGTCTCAACGTTCGGCAAGCCCACGATGAGACTGCGGGGGGCTGTTAGACTGATGATTACCAGCTTGAGCTGGTCTTGCGACAGGAGCGTCGCTGGTCTCGCGCCACGGGCGCCACCGCCTCTGCATGCGCCATGCATGCAGCACAGCCGGTATTATCCGCTGCTGACTCTCCACGAGATTAGGATCGATGGTTAGCTTAGCTAGCGTGTGCGTGTGTAttctctctccttctctctctctgatgtACTGCTATATATCTTTGTACTCCTGTGTGAGAGATGAATACAATCTGCATTTGAGCTCATACTTATAGTCTAACATGAATAATCCAGTTACATAAAGTAAACTGCAAATGTGCCGGGAGAAGAGGATAGAAGAAACCTGACAAAGGGGAGCACCAGATATCTAAGAATAGGTGTAGAGAAAAAACGGATCTTCTATTTAGTGTCGACTGATTTCCAATTCGACAACAATCAGAATTTTCTTGCAAAAAGAAATATCCTCTTCCATCTTCAATTCTGTTGAGCCCGAGCTGGAGCCAGCAATTACACGGACGCCGTGGCAACGGGCGGGGGTGAGGCAGTTGGCCAATTGGAAATCAGTCAAGACTGCCATATAGACACtcccaaatactccctctgtaaacttttataagaGCGTTTACAATTTTAGGACACAGCCGACAAATGGCGAATTAGACCTTTTTACCCTCGATTTGAAttcgcgtcgtcttcctcctccaggAGCTCGCGCCGTCCCCATCCCCCAGGAGCTCGCGCCGTCCCCTTCCCCCAGGAGCTCGCGCCGTCCCCATCCCTCAGGAGCTCGCGTCGTCCCCATCCTCCAGGAGCTCGCGTCGTCCCCATCCTCCAGGAGCTCGTGCCGTCGTCTTCCTCCAGGAGCTCGTGTCGTCGTCTTCCTCCAGAAGCTTGCGCCGTCCCCCTCCTCCAGTAGCTtgcgtcgtccccctcctccacgaGCACGCATCGTCCCCATCATCCAGGCGCTCGGCCCTGTTTCCAGGCGCTCGGCCCCGCGCCCAGGCACCCAGTTTGGTCGCCTCCGCCTCAGCTTGGTCGCCTCCGCCTCAGCTTGGTCGCCGCCGCGCCCAGCTTGGTCGCCGCCCCCTCAGCTTGGTCCTCGCCGTGCCCAACCCACCTGACTCGTCACTACGCAGCACGTGGTCTCCAGGCAGGTTCTCCTTGCCTCGCCCCTTGCACAACAACAGAAATTACTCCATGAATGTACAGATGTATTTACAGAAGAATTACTCCATGTTCTCATGCTGTAGTTACAGTAAGATCATGAATTACAACATGGAGTACTTGTCTGCAGTAATGTGATCTTGCTCAAGTAAATCATGAACTACAGCTGGGAGTACCTAACTGCAGTAATGTGATCTTGCTCCCTGGAGTAAATTTTACTGTAAATTCTGCAAACAGACTGGAGTATCAGTACAGGGATCAGTTAAATTCGGCATAGATTCAATTAAATGCATAGATTTAGATAAATGCATAATCACACATGAGATGCTGCACTTGTTTGTCAAAATACAGAGTATTGTACTcctactgcacagaagaattgtcgCTTGTCTGCACAGTATCACTTGTGTGTCAAGAAACATCACTATGAAATGGATTATGTCAAAATACAAATCTGTCAAATGAGTACAGTAGCAGATTGACCAAATGAGTACCAGTACcttgttttaattttttttgttgcaACCGGACCATATTAATAAGAAATTTACTCATTGATATATCTGTATTTTGTTTGTTGCAACCAATCTAAACGTTACTGTTGTTAAATGCTAATCAAATGAAGGAGCATTTTATCTCTATAGCTAGAATCTTACAGAGTACAAATGCAGAAGTTTCAGTTAAATTCACAAGAAGTTTCAGTTACTACTACTCTTGCATTATCTAGGATTATCTAGATGGCATTACTACTACTAAATGCAGGAGTACGTTGCAGAAGATACATTGTTTCATGGTTAAGCAACCTAGAGATAAGATCTATGGTTTGTTTGTTTTTCCCCTTTTGGAGTATTAAACTTGCTTTTTTGGAAAATTTCAGAGTAATTATAGAAGCAACAGCACCAAAACAGTATGGTGCTCCCAGACTTGAACTGCACACCACCTGCAGGAGAAGAAGGAGCAGATGTCAACATGGTCCAAGaagaagcaaatgatgatgataatatgccccaagaagaaaatgatgatgacaaTATGCTCCAAGAAGAAGCAGATGATGATGACAATATGCTCGAAGAAGAAGCTGATGATAATGACAATATGCTCCAAGAAGATGACAGTATGCTACAAGAAGCAACAGGTACAGTTTTGATCATACTCCTAGTTGATATACTCCTTCATACTCCAATTTTCATAGTTTTCTTATTGTACCACAATTTCCCtaaacttttttttccttttgctaCTGTAGGTGGTCAGCAGTTACGTAGGCAAAGACAGTCAATGCCAGATGAGCAGAGATATGCTGCCTACATGGCACTACATACCCTCAATCTGGCTAGGGGTGGCAAATTCAAAAGAAATGACAAGAAGGatgttgctcaaatttttcaagttGGTGTTCAACATATTCGAAAAATCTGGACGATAGCAGAGCGACAAAAAGCACTTGGTCAGGAGGTGAATGTGTCCACTGGAAGGAAAGGAAGATGCGGAAGAAAAGGAAAGGATGATACTCTATCCAAAATCCCCACAGTTCCTTTGAATCGAAGGTCGACTCTCAGGTCACTTGCTCGCCAACTGGGTGTCAGTCATACTACACTCTACAAAAAACTGAAGCTTCGCAAGATTAGGAGGCACTCCAATCGTTTGAAGCCATTCTTGAAAGAAAATAATAGAAGAGAAAGGATCAAGTTTTGTTTGTCAATGCTTGACGAGACCACCTTAGCAGCTCCAAGACCTAAATTCATCAGTATGCACAACATTGTGCATATTGATGAAAAGTGGTTCTATATGACAAAAATGAACAGATGCTACTACCTCCTCCCCGAGGAAGATGACCCGGTCAGAACTGTTCGAAACAAGAACTGTATTGGGAAAGTGATGTTTCTGACCGCTGTTGCTCGACCCAGATATGACACTGAAGGCAATATGACATTCTCAGGTAAAATTGGTGTCTGGCCCTTTGTGCAAGAGATTCCCGCTGCTAGAAGAAGTGAGTATAGAGCAAGAGGGACCATTGAAATCAAGTCCGTCAACGTGAACCGACGGGTAATGAGGAGGTATATGATAGAAAAAGTGGTTCCTGGAATAAAGGAAGTCTGGCCCACAGATGATACTAATCCAATATTGATCCAGCAAGATAACGCAAGAACGCACATTCTTCCTGGTGATGCAgagtttgcagaagttgtggctacAACTGGTCTGGACATTAAAA
The sequence above is drawn from the Triticum aestivum cultivar Chinese Spring chromosome 7A, IWGSC CS RefSeq v2.1, whole genome shotgun sequence genome and encodes:
- the LOC123153245 gene encoding uncharacterized protein, which encodes MVLPDLNCTPPAGEEGADVNMVQEEANDDDNMPQEENDDDNMLQEEADDDDNMLEEEADDNDNMLQEDDSMLQEATGGQQLRRQRQSMPDEQRYAAYMALHTLNLARGGKFKRNDKKDVAQIFQVGVQHIRKIWTIAERQKALGQEVNVSTGRKGRCGRKGKDDTLSKIPTVPLNRRSTLRSLARQLGVSHTTLYKKLKLRKIRRHSNRLKPFLKENNRRERIKFCLSMLDETTLAAPRPKFISMHNIVHIDEKWFYMTKMNRCYYLLPEEDDPVRTVRNKNCIGKVMFLTAVARPRYDTEGNMTFSGKIGVWPFVQEIPAARRSEYRARGTIEIKSVNVNRRVMRRYMIEKVVPGIKEVWPTDDTNPILIQQDNARTHILPGDAEFAEVVATTGLDIKIINQPPNSPDLNALDLGYFRSLESLTDCRAPTTIKELIQGVQEEFDEYDAGKLNRIFLTLQTVMVEVMNHGGENSYKIPHLRKDRLERQGILPPRIHFPREVYENAMEILEQDIME